The proteins below come from a single Pichia kudriavzevii chromosome 2, complete sequence genomic window:
- a CDS encoding uncharacterized protein (PKUD0B03080): MADSDSDYYPGKRNRTNYRRKKKNAVLSAAEGMNLKDALKINGIHTKPLYLKTTAAQRKAKQKEGYDNDYISDDELNLPPPKYKNAEFIIDTNGNNKLVRSHKQFSPKLDLPKPNANSQYEIDTKKPPKFIPGKNVVVTSDKKNKKDDLKTEPLTSPSVTPQYTETAEICAMKALLRIKAIKNLRSKTGKKEAIAITDNMSITQLMKLALFSDDEDETDLDLDKTRVKRKNLKKGKKKKSSKKSSKYISSSETGTDSYGNSEVEKERRRRKKELKARTKAKSRRSKKYYYPSDGSESDSDSDSDSDSDSDSDSDSDSESESESESDVGYSKGRKSRRAKKYFSGSKREEINKKIKKKQKKKQERRYDHSVPGTGSESEIESEGRLELLTIGNTRTNPLDSLSEDDSEVEGRRKNKTKNRKKSSGKIKHKGIEKYNTLDSVSKSTFKLQSNSRKAKNKSDSTSFDSESSGYNFRRRKNLVESDSDSSDESDFYSKKKGRG, encoded by the coding sequence ATGGCAGATTCAGATTCAGACTATTATCCGGGTAAGAGGAATAGAACTAATTATCgaaggaagaagaaaaatgcAGTACTTTCGGCTGCTGAAGGAATGAACTTGAAGGACGCTCTGAAAATCAATGGTATTCACACTAAACCCTTATATCtaaaaacaacagcagcCCAAAGGAAGGcgaaacaaaaagaaggttACGACAATGACTATATCTCTGATGATGAGTTGAACCTACCACCAccaaaatataaaaatgCCGAATTTATAATTGATACTAACGGTAACAATAAATTAGTGAGATCTCACAAACAATTTTCTCCAAAGTTAGACCTACCTAAACCCAATGCAAACTCGCAGTATGAAATTGATACAAAAAAGCCACCTAAATTTATACCTGGTAAAAATGTGGTAGTAACAAGTgacaaaaagaataaaaaagacGATCTCAAAACAGAGCCATTAACTTCACCGTCAGTTACCCCTCAATATACAGAAACTGCTGAAATATGTGCTATGAAGGCCTTGTTGAGAATAAAGGCGATCAAAAATTTGCGTTCAAAGACTGGTAAGAAGGAGGCAATTGCAATTACCGATAATATGAGTATTACacaattgatgaaactgGCATTGTTTAgcgatgatgaagacgaaaCTGATTTAGATCTTGATAAAACAAGAGTCAAGaggaagaatttgaaaaaaggtaaaaagaagaagagcaGCAAGAAGAGCAGTAAATACATAAGCAGCAGTGAAACTGGTACAGATTCTTACGGCAATTCTGAAGTAGAAAAGGAAAGACGTAGACGAAAAAAGGAGCTGAAGGCTAGGACTAAAGCGAAgtcaagaagaagcaaaaaatATTACTATCCTTCTGATGGAAGCGAAAGTGATAGTGATAGTGATAGTGATAGTGATAGTGATAGTGATAGTGATAGTGATAGTGATAGTGAGAGTGAGAGTGAGAGTGAGAGTGATGTTGGATATTCGAAGGGGAGGAAATCTAGAAGAGcaaagaaatatttttctgGCTCTAAAAGGGAAGAGATCAACaagaagatcaaaaaaaaacaaaaaaagaagcaagaGAGAAGATACGATCATTCTGTACCAGGTACAGGATCAGAGTCAGAGATAGAGTCAGAGGGGAGACTAGAATTGCTTACTATTGGGAATACAAGAACTAACCCATTGGATTCACTCAGTGAAGATGACTCGGAGGTggaaggaagaagaaagaataaaactaaaaataGGAAGAAAAGTAGCGGCAAGATTAAGCATAAGGGTATAGAGAAATATAACACATTGGACTCAGTTAGTAAAAGTACTTTTAAGTTACAATCGAATAGTAGGAAAGCGAAAAATAAGTCAGATTCAACTAGTTTTGATAGTGAAAGTTCTGGATATAACTTTAGAAGGCGCAAAAATCTTGTAGAATCTGACAGTGATTCCTCAGATGAGTCTGATTTTTActcaaaaaagaaaggcaGAGGGTAA
- a CDS encoding uncharacterized protein (PKUD0B03050; similar to Saccharomyces cerevisiae YLR283W; ancestral locus Anc_6.77) codes for MSRVMMRPVRAFWNVRLFSRRACLRNSTTKSPQQPLETNPINFTMGKMPIGLPMGGEDVFISDTSSSKRKEEWIKEKQKQKEKEKQKQNAEIVEDVRIDDYVIQVESFFDTYRVVQEFKRSGFTEAESKILTRYMYDVLKEKMNWINKTYAPKVDLENETYLFEAAHSELLFEVTNSREISIMNLTNDSIILKRWFNGLNDETIAEIKLNDDLIKLELNQFKHENNLQQRELNLKNSDLNSRIISDMVSGLKSDIETYRWQLTRAGIVTILTMAVCILSVWNVAKRVNEEHSNEKWPRLVPVHEQTDEESHDYEADWDESVPLA; via the coding sequence ATGTCTCGTGTCATGATGCGGCCTGTTCGTGCTTTTTGGAATGTTAGGTTGTTTTCAAGGAGGGCGTGTTTGAGGAATTCCACAACAAAGAGCCCACAGCAACCATTAGAGACGAATCCAATTAATTTTACAATGGGGAAGATGCCTATCGGTTTGCCGATGGGGGGCGAAGATGTTTTCATTAGCGATACAAGTTCCAGTAAGAGGAAAGAAGAGTGgataaaggaaaaacaaaaacaaaaggagaaggaaaagcagaaacaaaatgccgaaattgttgaagatgtaCGAATAGATGATTATGTGATTCAAGTAGAGAGTTTTTTTGACACATATCGTGTTGTTCAAGAGTTTAAAAGAAGCGGGTTCACTGAAGCCGAATCAAAGATCTTGACCAGGTATATGTACGATGtattaaaggaaaaaatgaattggATTAACAAAACGTATGCTCCAAAAGTTGACCTGGAAAACGAAACATATTTATTTGAGGCTGCACATTCGGAACTATTGTTTGAAGTTACCAATTCAAGAGAAATATCTATTATGAATTTAACAAATGATTCTAttatattgaaaaggtGGTTTAATGGGTTGAACGACGAAACCATTGcagaaatcaaattaaatgatgatttgatcaaactAGAACTAAATCAATTCAAACATGAAAATAACCTACAACAACGAGAActaaatttgaagaattctGATTTAAATTCTAGAATTATAAGTGATATGGTGAGTGGCCTCAAGTCCGATATTGAAACTTATCGCTGGCAGCTTACGCGTGCGGGTATTGTTACAATCCTCACCATGGCAGTATGCATTCTCTCTGTATGGAACGTTGCCAAACGTGTCAATGAGGAACACAGCAATGAGAAATGGCCTCGTCTTGTTCCAGTCCACGAACAGACTGATGAGGAATCCCATGATTACGAAGCTGATTGGGACGAAAGCGTTCCTCTCGCTTAG
- a CDS encoding uncharacterized protein (PKUD0B03030) — protein MLSSSFRRRVSFDHYDPNPHEKHPPSNCKEQLSPTIKPILKNDLPAQPRSTKDSTLSINTIGNFSLPGSPQAQKSSFSSNNAADHNSLQSSEPSRVHKSPYGGLSDSELLELDSQFNNRTIDFQKSYGFSPTSRLQTNSISNRNKNLIDTHFRNLSPNAILKEYPTKPILTKNSFCFNYTHSKLANNDFSDRFYIVLLSNKSASLSSIDYFLNHIASKGDTLVICCSLSTSILGNDKTEQLESFIEDFTDLILSHIGANDKIGEKPISVTFEFFKSFSYMDEVLNLYQPSVVIVGTANEQTKSTSMTTPERKFISVVLVGEDYRNNRLREWNVPQNTGLNCSQPPVSSISFKLPIEKKGSNSSSYAPSILVNDISYSSQDSMSSTTNLSKMKTNDTTASSLFDNLNETPFLELAKTNSNSSSLQVPPDQQQQQRRRSMLAVLDNDTLSTLNNKHSEQEFAIDDTPEYTTLSAKKQLPLGQTREQQELFSKYERRLSGLNVNIQRKPVDSSSTSKDQVDVKEKSKNKRPKQKGLFGWFK, from the coding sequence ATGCTTTCATCCAGCTTTCGCCGCAGAGTCTCCTTTGATCACTACGATCCAAACCCCCATGAAAAACACCCGCCTTCAAATTGCAAAGAGCAATTATCTCCCACTATCAAGCCAATTTTAAAGAATGACCTCCCCGCACAGCCCCGCTCAACAAAGGACAGCACCTTATCTATAAATACTATAGGCAATTTCTCTTTGCCAGGTTCCCCTCAAGCGCAAAAGAGCTCCTTCTCATCCAACAATGCTGCTGACCATAATTCACTACAATCCTCAGAGCCGTCTCGGGTTCACAAATCACCTTATGGGGGCCTGTCTGATAGTGAATTACTCGAGTTGGATTCTCAATTCAATAATAGAACCATTGACTTTCAAAAAAGTTACGGTTTCTCTCCTACATCAAGACTACAAACAAATTCCATCTCTAATCGCAATAAAAATCTTATAGATACACATTTCCGTAATTTGTCCCCAAATGcgattttgaaagaatacCCCACAAAACCAATATTAACGAAAAATTCCTTTTGCTTCAACTATACACATTCCAAATTAGCTAATAACGATTTTAGTGATCGGTTCTATATTGTATTGCTATCAAATAAATCGGCGTCGCTATCATCGATCGACTACTTTTTGAACCATATTGCATCTAAGGGCGATACGTTGGTAATTTGTTGTTCactttcaacttcaattcTCGGCAATGATAAAACTGAACAATTGGAGtcttttattgaagatttcacTGACTTGATTTTATCCCATATTGGTGCTAATGATaaaattggagaaaaacCAATCAGTGTCacttttgagtttttcaaatctttctcGTATATGGATGAAGTTTTAAATTTGTATCAACCTAGTGTTGTTATAGTCGGGACTGCTAATGAACAAAccaaatcaacatcaatgACGACACCTGAAAGGAAATTCATTTCTGTGGTTCTAGTTGGTGAAGATTATAGAAATAACAGATTGAGAGAGTGGAATGTCCCCCAAAATACCGGTCTGAATTGTAGCCAACCCCCAGTTTCGTCAATTAGCTTCAAACTGccaattgagaaaaaaggATCAAACTCTTCTTCATACGCTCCATCAATTCTGGTAAATGATATTTCTTATTCCTCCCAAGACTCAATGTCTTCAACGACTAACTTGTCCAAAATGAAGACAAATGACACCACTGCTTCTTCTCTATTTGACAACTTAAACGAAACACCTTTTTTGGAACTAGCTAAAACAAActcaaactcttcatcGTTACAAGTACCGCCAGaccaacaacagcaacagcgGAGAAGGAGCATGTTGGCTGTTCTAGATAATGATACCCTAAGTACCCTAAACAACAAACATTCTGAACAAGAATTTGCAATTGACGATACCCCGGAATATACCACTTTATCTGCAAAGAAACAATTACCTTTAGGTCAAACTAGAGAACAACAAGAACTTTTTTCTAAATACGAGCGTAGATTGTCGGGTTTGAATGTAAATATACAACGAAAACCTGTTGATTCGTCTTCAACAAGTAAGGATCAAGTTGACGTGAaggaaaaatcaaaaaataaacggCCAAAACAGAAGGGTTTATTTGGCTGGTTCAAATAA
- a CDS encoding uncharacterized protein (PKUD0B03040; Pfam Domains: Aldedh(1.9e-105)), translating to MLSKTLKSLRIPRYTRGIAQFAHFEAPKHITNEPTKLFTENDKQDWNKLENEIKSFIENPSTIPVVVNGEKINDRQTKRVVNPAKISQNLGVYAQATKDDVQKAIDSAMKAKSKWANMPFADRAAIFLKASELISTKYRYKMLAATMLGQGKNVFQGEIDCIGELVDFFRFNVKYAEELYKKQPIESTIGVWNRTEYRPLEGFVYAVTPFNFTAIAGGLIGAPALMGNTVVWKPSDSSILSNYLLLDILKEAGLPDGVINFVPGNPVEVSEIVVNNENFSALHFTGSTDVFSSFWSQIAKNVALSKYKDFPRIIGETGGKNFHLVDSTANVDNAVFNTIRGAFEFQGQKCSATSRAYVSASIWPEFKEKIIANTKKIKPTNCTEELQGFMGPVIHERSFDKVTNAIKSTEKDSELTLLAGGKFDKSVGYFIEPTIVETSNIDHAFMKTEFFGPLLTVYVFEDSQIDHILEKIDSATRYGLTGSVFSTSRENIRKYEERLRYSCGNFYINDKSTGAVVGQQSFGGSRMSGTNDKAGSAALISRFVTTRSIKENFGEITTYLNPSNF from the coding sequence ATGCTCTCTAAGACCCTTAAGTCTCTTCGTATTCCTAGATACACAAGAGGAATTGCACAATTTGCACATTTTGAAGCTCCAAAACATATAACTAATGAACCAACTAAACTTTTCACAGAGAATGACAAACAAGACTGGAATAAGttagaaaatgaaatcaaaagttttataGAAAATCCAAGTACTATCCCAGTTGTTGTCAATGgggaaaaaatcaatgatcGTCAAACGAAAAGAGTGGTTAATCCAGCCAAAATCAGCCAAAATCTTGGAGTGTATGCACAAGCAACAAAGGATGATGTTCAAAAAGCAATAGATTCCGCAATGAAGGCTAAGTCTAAATGGGCCAACATGCCATTTGCTGATAGAGctgcaatttttttaaaggCATCTGAGTTGATTTCAACTAAGTATAGGTACAAGATGTTGGCAGCTACAATGCTGGGTCAGGGTAAGAACGTATTTCAAGGTGAAATTGATTGTATTGGCGAACTTGTCGATTTTTTCCGTTTTAATGTCAAGTACGCGGAGGAACTATACAAAAAACAACCAATTGAATCAACAATTGGTGTTTGGAATAGGACCGAGTACAGACCATTGGAAGGTTTTGTATATGCGGTTACacctttcaatttcactGCAATTGCAGGTGGATTAATCGGTGCACCTGCATTGATGGGCAATACCGTTGTTTGGAAGCCATCAGATTCCTCAATTCTATCTAATTATCTGTTATTGGATATTTTAAAGGAAGCAGGTTTGCCTGATGGTGTCATCAACTTTGTCCCTGGTAATCCAGTGGAAGTCTCAGAAATTGTTGTTAATAATGAGAATTTTAGTGCATTACATTTCACCGGATCCACTGATGTTTTCTCGAGCTTCTGGTCTCAGATAGCTAAAAACGTCGCTTTGAGTAAATATAAAGATTTTCCTAGAATTATCGGTGAAACCGGTGGTaaaaatttccatttgGTTGATTCAACTGCTAATGTTGATAATGCAGTTTTCAACACTATCAGAGGAgcatttgaatttcaagGTCAAAAATGTTCTGCTACATCCCGTGCTTATGTCAGTGCATCCATTTGGCCTGaattcaaggaaaaaatcatagccaatacaaaaaaaatcaaaccaaCTAACTGTACTGAAGAGTTACAGGGATTCATGGGACCAGTTATTCATGAACGTTCATTTGATAAAGTGACTAATGCAATCAAGAGTACAGAAAAGGATTCAGAATTGACTTTGTTGGCCGGCGGAAAGTTTGACAAATCTGTTGGGTATTTCATTGAACCTACCATAGTTGAGACCTCAAATATAGACCATGCATTCATGAAGACCGAGTTCTTTGGTCCTTTGTTAACCGTTTAcgtttttgaagattctCAGATTGATCAtattttggagaaaatagaTAGTGCAACTAGATATGGGTTAACTGGTTCTGTGTTCAGCACAAGTCGTGAAAACATCAGAAAATACGAAGAAAGATTGAGGTATTCATGTGGTAACTTCTATATCAATGATAAGAGTACAGGTGCGGTTGTTGGACAACAAAGCTTTGGCGGCTCTAGAATGTCGGGTACCAACGATAAGGCTGGATCTGCTGCGTTGATTTCCAGGTTTGTTACAACAAGAagtatcaaagaaaactttgGTGAAATTACAACATATTTAAATCCATCAAATTTTTAA
- a CDS encoding uncharacterized protein (PKUD0B03055; similar to Saccharomyces cerevisiae YLR275W (SMD2); ancestral locus Anc_6.72) — translation MDAPDYEFSQGPLRLLATAVQQDKKVLVSLRNTHKLVASVKAFDKHCNMVLENVKEFWYDGEDGNKALRERYTAKMFLRGDSVVLVLHHE, via the coding sequence ATGGACGCTCCAGACTATGAGTTTTCCCAAGGGCCACTGAGACTGCTTGCAACTGCAGTGCAGCAAGACAAAAAAGTGCTTGTATCGCTTAGGAATACACACAAACTCGTGGCTTCCGTGAAGGCATTCGATAAACACTGCAACATGGTATTGGAGAACGTGAAGGAGTTTTGGTACGATGGTGAGGATGGTAACAAGGCTCTCAGGGAGAGATACACGGCAAAGATGTTCCTAAGGGGAGATTCGGTAGTTTTGGTTCTTCATCACGAATAA
- a CDS encoding uncharacterized protein (PKUD0B03070; similar to Saccharomyces cerevisiae YJR019C (TES1); ancestral locus Anc_5.133), giving the protein MIRGTKRSIPFPLRPQDMSRGRRLMSSTWSSNPPSSLEKLLALNKISTETFVNASELFVPYRGRGLFGGTMVAQSLLASLLHSNMPEKKWKPVSIHCHFLQAVQPTPQLQYKVTTLKPGKNYLTKEVNLHQNNKLVFKAIVTLQAYKLQGSASNLKGQLNHHRKAPVVGVDIAPPEKMFSQSELIPNSTAVKCYEREPCDWRLPKDLFDLSIVKEEEKAAPVEDRVLRYWVKNKEPLQDPSVYNWVSLAYVSDYFYLSANMRLNMREMFTTKFSVSLDHTIYFNTELNTSEFFNYNVRNIKAGENRSIMMGEIFNREGKLGATTFQEGLSVINP; this is encoded by the coding sequence ATGATTAGGGGAACAAAGCGGTCAATTCCGTTTCCCTTGAGACCACAAGATATGAGTCGTGGAAGAAGATTGATGTCGTCAACGTGGTCAAGCAATCCTCCTTCTTCCCTTGAAAAGTTACTTGCCCTAAATAAGATCAGCACAGAGACATTTGTCAATGCATCTGAGTTGTTTGTTCCTTATCGTGGTAGGGGACTTTTTGGTGGCACGATGGTGGCCCAGTCTTTATTGGCATCTCTTTTACATTCCAACATGcctgaaaagaaatggaaaccTGTCAGTATACACTGTCATTTTTTACAAGCTGTCCAACCAACTCCGCAGTTGCAATATAAAGTTACAACGTTAAAGCCGGGCAAAAACTATCTTACCAAAGAAGTGAATTTGCACCAGAACAATAAACTTGTTTTTAAAGCTATCGTTACTTTACAGGCATATAAGCTTCAAGGCTCAGCTTCGAATTTAAAGGGACAACTAAATCATCATCGCAAAGCTCCTGTTGTCGGGGTCGACATAGCACCACCGGAGAAAATGTTCTCTCAGTCGGAGCTTATACCAAATTCCACCGCCGTAAAATGTTACGAAAGAGAACCTTGTGATTGGAGGTTACCCAAAGATTTGTTTGACCTTTCTATTGTaaaggaagaggaaaaagCTGCACCTGTGGAAGATCGTGTATTACGCTATTGGGTGAAAAATAAGGAACCATTGCAGGATCCATCAGTTTACAACTGGGTTTCCTTAGCCTATGTTTCGgattatttttatttatcTGCAAATATGCGCTTAAATATGAGAGAAATGTTTACCACAAAGTTTAGTGTTTCCCTTGACCACACGATCTATTTCAACACCGAACTAAATACTTCCGAGTTTTTCAACTATAACGTAAGGAATATCAAGGCGGGTGAAAATAGATCAATAATGATGGgtgaaatattcaacagGGAAGGGAAATTAGGTGCAACTACGTTTCAGGAAGGTTTGAGTGTCATCAATCCATAG
- a CDS encoding uncharacterized protein (PKUD0B03060; similar to Saccharomyces cerevisiae YLR289W (GUF1); ancestral locus Anc_6.86): MFIRLLRNRQSLLVSFRRYVTTTPGTDTYKGYLKYPIDKVKNPTPIVSDDDLYKRISSIPLENYRNFIIVAHVDHGKSTLSDRLLELTGVVNPTIDNKQVLDKLEVERERGITVKAQTVSMIYHYKGEDYMIHLVDSPGHVDFRLEVIRSYASCQGALLLVDASEGIKAQTVANFYIAYSMDLKLLPVINKIDLDTADIQKAEEQIEETFELDRDDIVHVSAKTGLNVNYILPKIIESIPPPPPEKYNRDAPLRSQIVDCWYDPYVGVIMLVNVVDGELKKGDKIEFISTGEKHEVKEVGVMYPDRRALPKLVSGQVAYVIPGFKDANKVFVGDTIKLVGTDVETLEGFEEPKPMVFVGAFPAEGTEFKKMEESLQHLFLNDRSVVFQRTTSNALGQGWKLGFLGSLHASIFKERLEKEHGKNLIIIAPTVPYKVTFKGGREEIINNPSDFPDGNKKSGVVDIAEPIVEALMTFPGEYTGPVMKLCEINRGIQKDLQFLSNGQTLMRCILPTAQLIDDFVGKLKGATRGYASLDYEDGGYMSSDVCKLELLVNGGNVDALATIVHKSQVNKMGREMAERLVKFLSVQQYDVIVQAAANGKIVARETIRARRKDVLAKLHAADQSRRKKLLAKQKAGKKNLQAGSQGIAHTRVAAEACQSFLRRD; encoded by the coding sequence ATGTTTATACGTCTGTTGAGGAATCGCCAGTCTTTATTGGTGAGCTTTAGGCGTTATGTTACCACAACACCAGGCACAGACACTTACAAAGGTTATTTGAAGTACCCCATAGATAAAGTGAAAAACCCAACCCCAATTGTTTCTGATGACGACTTGTACAAACGTATATCTTCAATACCACTTGAAAACTATAGGAATTTTATAATTGTGGCACATGTTGATCACGGGAAATCAACATTATCTGACCGATTGCTTGAACTAACAGGTGTTGTAAACCCTACGATTGACAATAAACAGGTGTTAGATAAGTTAGAAGttgaaagagagagaggTATTACAGTGAAAGCACAGACCGTTTCAATGATATACCATTATAAGGGTGAAGATTATATGATTCATTTAGTTGATTCACCTGGTCACGTTGATTTTAGGTTGGAAGTTATTAGATCTTATGCATCATGTCAAGGAGCGTTACTATTAGTTGATGCGTCGGAAGGTATAAAGGCACAAACGGTTGCCAACTTTTATATCGCTTATTCCATGGACTTGAAGTTATTACCAGTGataaataaaattgatttagATACTGCAGATATACAAAAAgcagaagaacaaatagAGGAAACTTTTGAACTTGATAGAGATGACATTGTTCACGTTAGTGCCAAGACTGGTTTGAACGTAAATTATATCTTGCctaaaattattgaaagtATTCCACCCCCACCACCGGAGAAGTATAACAGAGACGCGCCATTGAGATCACAAATCGTCGATTGCTGGTATGATCCTTATGTCGGGGTTATCATGTTAGTAAATGTTGTTGACGGTGAACTGAAAAAAGGCGACAAAATAGAATTTATTTCAACGGGTGAAAAACACGAGGTTAAAGAAGTTGGTGTTATGTATCCAGATAGAAGGGCTTTACCTAAATTGGTATCTGGACAAGTTGCATATGTGATACCTGGGTTTAAGGATGCTAATAAAGTTTTTGTGGGTGACACTATTAAATTAGTGGGGACGGATGTTGAAACTTTGGAAGGGTTTGAAGAGCCAAAACCAATGGTATTCGTGGGCGCCTTCCCTGCAGAAGGTACTGAATTTaagaaaatggaagaaaGTTTACAGCACTTATTCTTGAATGATAGGTCAGTTGTTTTTCAACGAACAACATCGAATGCCTTAGGGCAAGGTTGGAAATTAGGATTTTTAGGATCCCTACACGCCTCTATATTTAAAGAACGGTTAGAAAAAGAGCATGGTAAAAACTTAATTATAATTGCACCAACTGTTCCTTACAAAGTTACTTTTAAAGGTGGACgtgaagaaatcattaaCAATCCAAGTGATTTTCCTGATGGTAATAAGAAAAGTGGTGTAGTTGATATTGCCGAACCAATAGTTGAGGCATTGATGACCTTTCCAGGTGAATATACAGGGCCAGTCATGAAATTATGTGAAATCAATCGTGGAATTCAAAAAGACTTGCAATTTTTGTCGAATGGTCAAACGTTAATGAGGTGCATTCTACCAACTGCACAAttaattgatgattttgtaGGGAAACTGAAAGGTGCAACTCGGGGATATGCTTCACTAGATTATGAAGATGGCGGCTATATGTCAAGTGATGTTTGCAAATTAGAACTTTTGGTTAACGGCGGTAATGTTGATGCTTTGGCTACAATTGTTCATAAATCTCAGGTTAATAAGATGGGCAGAGAAATGGCCGAAAGGTTAGTAAAATTTTTGTCAGTTCAACAGTATGATGTTATTGTTCAAGCAGCAGCAAATGGCAAAATTGTTGCCCGTGAGACTATCAGAGCTCGACGCAAAGATGTTCTAGCCAAACTGCATGCTGCTGATCAATCCCGTAGAAAGAAACTATTGGCCAAACAAAAGGCTGGTAAAAAGAATTTACAAGCGGGTTCTCAAGGTATTGCACACACGAGAGTTGCTGCAGAAGCTTGTCAATCTTTCCTCAGAAGAGATTGA